The Cygnus atratus isolate AKBS03 ecotype Queensland, Australia chromosome 2, CAtr_DNAZoo_HiC_assembly, whole genome shotgun sequence genome window below encodes:
- the IL6 gene encoding interleukin-6, with translation MSFPDGCRATRRRGPPSLRSAAALLLLLPLLPPPAAAAPLSLAAASDSSGEAEPEEAGARRAALPDCEALAWLLHARAARLQEEMCEKFTVCENSMEMLVQNNLNLPKVTEEDGCLLAGFDEEKCLKKLSSGLFTFQTYLEYVQETFTSEKQKVESLYYSTKHLATTIRQMVVNPDEVVIPDSATQKSLLTKLKSDKTWIEKITTHLILRDFTSFMEKTVRAVRYLKNTRSFSV, from the exons ATGAGCTTTCCCGACGGCTGCCGGGCGACGAGGCGCCGGGGGCCGCCCTCCctccgctccgccgccgccctgctgctgctgctgccgctgctgccgccgcccgccgccgccgcgccgctgTCCCTGGCCGCGGCCTCCGACTCCTCCGGGGAGGCCGAGCCGGAGGAGGCCGGGGCGAGGCGGGCGGCGCTGCCCGACTGCGAGGCCCTGGCCTGGCTGCTGCACGCCCGGGCGGCccggctgcaggaggag ATGTGCGAGAAGTTCACCGTCTGCGAGAACAGCATGGAGATGCTGGTCCAGAACAACCTCAACCTTCCCAAGGTGACGGAGGAAGACGGGTGTCTCCTGGCTGGCTTCGACGAG GAGAAATGCTTGAAGAAACTCTCCAGTGGGCTTTTCACCTTTCAGACCTACCTTGAATACGTACAGGAAACTTTTacaagtgaaaagcaaaaagttGAGTCGCTGTACTATAGCACAAAGCATCTGGCAACGACGATAAGGCAGATG gtGGTAAATCCTGATGAAGTGGTCATCCCAGATTCAGCTACCCAGAAATCCCTCCTCACAAAGCTGAAGTCGGATAAGACCTGGATAGAGAAAATCACCACACACCTCATCCTCCGAGACTTTACTTCATTTATGGAGAAAACCGTGAGGGCTGTTCGCTATTTGAAAAACACCAGGAGTTTCAGTGTCTGA
- the TOMM7 gene encoding mitochondrial import receptor subunit TOM7 homolog, whose product MPKLSKEAKQRLQQLFKGGQFAIRWGFIPVVLYLGFKRGADPGMPEPTIWSLLWG is encoded by the exons ATGCCGAAGCTGAGCAAGGAGGCCAAGCagcggctgcagcagctcttcaagggCGGCCAGTTCGCCATCCGCTGGGGCTTCATCCCCGTCGTGCTCTACCTAG GTTTTAAGAGGGGTGCAGATCCGGGAATGCCCGAGCCGACAATCTGGAG TCTGCTTTGGGGATGA